The Candidatus Liberibacter solanacearum CLso-ZC1 genomic interval TTGGCCATAACTGAACAACAAGCAGATGATCTTCTTAAACGGGATATTTCGAAGTGCTTAAGCCAAGTATTTACCGTTTCCCCGATTCTTATTCATGCTGGCGAAAACCGTATATCGGCTATCGGGGATTTTGTTTTTAATCTTGGAATTGGAAGATATCGGGCAAGCACTTTAAGGAAATGTGTAGATGCTGAAGATTGGAAGAGTGCATCTCATGAATGCAAAAGATGGGTTTTTGCTGGTGGAAAGAAGTTGAAAGGTCTTGTGGCTCGAAGAGAGATTGAGGCAGAGTTATTGTTGGAAAATTAGCGATAATCTGATAGTCAAAAGATGCGGGGTTGGTATAAAGAAAACATAGTAGAATCAACACCCTATAGATTCAGGGTTAGAGTGAATTAAGTAACTGATTTTACTATGTTATTTTCTTTTCAAGTAATATATCGCAGTTCTGTAGATACTGGAACTATTTATTATCAGCGTATTTGTGTTTTTAAACAACGATCGAGTGATTCACTGATTAATCTTTCTAAATGATCCTCGTCAATTGTCATTTTATCCTCTAAAAATGGTAAGGGTATTTCAGAGATTTCGTCAATTTCTTCTTTTAATATATTGTCCATTTTATAGTCCGGCTAGATTATTTTTTAATTAAATTTATTTTTTGAAAAAAATTGTATTAAGTAAAGTCCACTTTTTAACAAGCGATTGCGATCTCATTTTAAGATAATGAATGGGATCACAAAAATAGGTGAACAGTAATCTATCACGTCTTTAAAACTAGTAGATAAAAGTTACTATAATCTTAACCACAGCATGATGCATATTTATCATTTTAATTACTATATGGTATGACAATACTATTATTGTAAAATTTTATTTTGAATATTATTTTTTAAAAAATAATTATATTTTATTATAATATTAAAATATACTATTATATAAATTAATATTATAATATATATATATTAAAATTAAATAGTTATATATAATTAAATTTATATATAGATAAATTTAATTATTATATACAATTAAATTTATTGCTTATACTTATAAATTATCATTCTATTCACTGTACCATTATCCATAACAATTGGATATGGA includes:
- a CDS encoding lysozyme, with translation MGYGHTGNDVFEDLAITEQQADDLLKRDISKCLSQVFTVSPILIHAGENRISAIGDFVFNLGIGRYRASTLRKCVDAEDWKSASHECKRWVFAGGKKLKGLVARREIEAELLLEN